In Campylobacter mucosalis, a single window of DNA contains:
- a CDS encoding ATP-binding cassette domain-containing protein, producing MENIIECQNLTHHYGNKKIYENLNFSVKKGRVVGLLGKNGVGKSTTINILMGFLKPSSGECKIYNQNANELDNATKAKIGLLYEGHVCYDFLTIQQVERLHAAHYKDRWKKELYYELISKMGVSLNQKLHTLSCGQRSQVVLGLIFAQDPELLILDDYSIGLDTGYRRLFVEYLAEFIKGGNRSVLLTSHIVSDLVHLIDDIVVLRKDKEPYCDTLANFRQNFKGYSLPKDTDISNIKDIQTSLNLKEQTQIFGFFTNAPQNAKELNLDFEEAFLGLVGRY from the coding sequence ATAGAAAACATCATAGAGTGTCAAAATCTAACCCACCATTATGGCAACAAAAAGATATATGAAAATCTAAATTTTAGCGTCAAAAAGGGTAGGGTTGTAGGGCTACTTGGCAAAAATGGGGTTGGCAAAAGTACAACCATAAATATCTTAATGGGCTTTTTAAAACCAAGCAGTGGCGAGTGTAAAATTTACAACCAAAACGCAAACGAGCTAGATAACGCCACAAAGGCTAAAATAGGGCTTTTATACGAGGGACACGTCTGCTACGACTTTTTAACGATACAGCAGGTAGAAAGGCTTCACGCCGCACACTACAAAGATCGCTGGAAAAAGGAGCTTTACTACGAGCTTATATCAAAAATGGGCGTTAGCTTAAACCAAAAGCTTCATACGCTATCGTGCGGTCAGCGTTCGCAGGTTGTTTTGGGGCTAATCTTTGCACAAGACCCCGAGCTTTTAATCCTTGATGACTACTCAATAGGGCTTGATACTGGATATCGCAGACTTTTTGTTGAGTATTTAGCGGAATTTATAAAGGGTGGTAACAGATCTGTTTTGCTTACGTCACATATCGTTTCAGATCTAGTTCATCTCATAGATGACATAGTCGTTTTAAGAAAAGATAAAGAGCCATACTGCGATACTTTGGCAAATTTCAGGCAAAATTTCAAAGGCTACTCACTGCCAAAAGATACAGATATATCAAATATAAAAGACATACAAACAAGCTTAAATTTAAAAGAACAGACGCAAATTTTTGGCTTTTTTACTAATGCCCCGCAAAATGCAAAAGAGTTAAATTTGGACTTTGAAGAGGCTTTTTTAGGGCTTGTAGGGAGATATTAA
- a CDS encoding energy transducer TonB has product MVAQNRVGNIISFSISLFIHGIAFMAFFGFFTTLNKTLMAEKAVSKMAMSINLNQISTQNSNQNMQATQTQSQKDIKSDEAVTQIEQKKLDEPKPVIKPKKQSKPKPQKEQIKPLTQDIPKTTVAASSVAVAKNEAVAIGGTTQISNNNNDEKAAARNLIGEVYAAILKHKTYPKRAIATKTSGRTQVEFKAISKNEFEYINILKSSGYEYMDNHCKHILHHALKDFPDEAIGKNFKLAINFNLKDIQ; this is encoded by the coding sequence TTTTATCCACGGTATCGCTTTTATGGCGTTTTTTGGCTTTTTTACAACTCTAAATAAAACGCTAATGGCGGAAAAAGCTGTAAGTAAAATGGCAATGTCTATAAATTTAAACCAAATAAGCACACAAAATAGCAACCAAAATATGCAAGCCACGCAAACCCAGAGCCAAAAAGACATAAAAAGCGATGAAGCCGTAACTCAAATAGAGCAAAAAAAGCTAGATGAGCCAAAGCCTGTTATTAAGCCTAAAAAACAGAGTAAACCAAAACCGCAAAAAGAGCAGATAAAACCGCTAACGCAAGACATACCAAAGACAACAGTTGCAGCCTCAAGTGTTGCAGTGGCTAAAAACGAAGCAGTTGCAATTGGTGGAACGACTCAAATTTCTAATAATAACAACGACGAAAAGGCTGCCGCTAGAAATTTAATCGGCGAAGTTTATGCTGCCATTTTAAAACACAAAACCTATCCAAAACGTGCAATCGCAACCAAAACGAGCGGCAGAACACAGGTTGAGTTTAAGGCCATTAGCAAAAATGAATTTGAGTATATAAACATCCTAAAAAGTAGTGGCTATGAATATATGGACAACCACTGCAAACACATACTTCATCACGCCTTAAAAGACTTCCCAGATGAAGCGATAGGCAAAAATTTCAAACTAGCTATAAATTTTAACTTAAAGGATATACAATAG